One Aegilops tauschii subsp. strangulata cultivar AL8/78 chromosome 2, Aet v6.0, whole genome shotgun sequence genomic window, TACAAAGTCAGAATTGAAAAAATGGGGGAATTTTTGTATGCTTTTACATTATGATTATCCAACAATTTGGAGCTAAAAATGGTGAGATTTTTTAGTTGCAAAAAAGTCATGGTGAGATTATCCAACATTATGATTAAGTTCAGTTTAAATACAAAAAAGCCTCGGACGATGTGGGGAGCATTTTAAGTTTTTAACGGACCGAGAGGAGCACTCACGCCTTGGTGGCAGCGTACACGGCGTAGAGCGGGTCGGACGGCAGGATGGTGGCGGCGCCGGACCCGATGTTCACCACCGCGCCCCGCTTGCGCTGCACCATGCCAGGAAGCACGGCGTTCGTCATCCGCGTGAGGGCCTCGACGTTGAGGCGTATGAGGTTCCGCGTGAGCTCCTCGTCAACCTCGTGGAAGTAGCGCGCGTACGGGTAGCAGTGGCCGGCGTTGTTGACGAGCACGCCGACGTCGAGCCCTCGGATGGACTCAGCAAGGGCCGCCACGTTGGCGGCGAGCTCGTCGGCCGCGAAGTCGAGGACGAAGGTGCGCACCCCAGCGCCAGGGTGCCTGGCCGTCACCTCTTTGGAGACCGCGGCGAGCTTGTCGGGGCTGCGGCCGACGAGGACGAGGCCGAGCCCCGCGGCGGCGAGCTCGAAGGCAAGCGCGCGTCCGATGCCGTCCGTGGGGCCCGTGACGACGGCCCAGGCGCCGTAGCGGCGGCGCAGCGGCTTGGCGGGGCGGAGGAAGGCCGCGTAGAGCCACAGCGCAAGGCGCACCGCGGCCCGCGACGCGACGAGGAGGCCCACCGCCGCGAGCGCCTGCGCCCACGCGGGCTGCGCGCTTGCCCCGGCCATGCGATGGGAAGGACGCTGGCGCGCGCGTGGACGCAACAGTGAGACAGTTGGCCACAGTGGGAAGGTGTAGCTCGAGCTTGAGGATGACGCGATCGACGGCCATGCATATATAGCCCCAGGGCCGGGGAGAGGATGGTAGTTGGCTGCTTGCTGAGGAGTTTCGCGGGGTCGGATGAGCGCCACATGCTGGAACGTTGTTAACTTAATTAACTACTGTATTTTTTAGGTTGCGATTAActgacggagtcttccttcggaTGGCGAACAGGAGAAGGGCGCTAGTGCAGCGGTGGACACCCTGCTGTGCTGGTTAAAACCCCTGCTTCTCCATCGCTACTAAAATAGTCATGTTTTGGTCATGTGTAAATCAATTTTTGACCATCTATATTGTTTTTAAATACATACTCTTTCAGTCCCTCTATATCAAAAGCGtagtgtcaaaaaatgtcttatattttgatacgAATAGAATAGATTGCAAACTTGAAAACCATATATCAAGATTTGTCACAAGAGCTGTTTCAGACTATTATATTTGTTGGTCTTCATACATATACCCCAACATAAACTAGtgatatatttatttatttactagtaagatgtccgtgcgttgcacggaacaccaaAATGCATTGATCCGGGAGTTGTTTATTTGACAAAgtatgtgggggtcatctcatgtgtaacaaatatcgataggtttcttcgagTAGCGGAGGAAGTAGCTCTCTACTAAGTATTATTCCGCAGGGGTTCCTCTTAGTATTTTTTTGCGAGAATCCTCTTAGTTGAATTGTTTTTATATTGAAGAAACATAATAGCATGACGAGTTATAATTGAAAGATCATTTGAAATGAAGGCCTTTTGAAATAAAATGAAGGTACATAAAACAATTTCACATaatctttctgtcaaaaaaaatCACAGACTGTGTGTCACATCTTACGAATTTCTATAGGAAATTGGAAATACTGAGGCTAGGAAACATAACTGTTTGAATGCATTACATGAAATTTGTGGACGATATACTTTTCATCGCGAGAGATGAAGGACAAAGAGTAATGAACTTCTCAAAGGAAATGACAATGTGCAATCTGAACAAAAACCCGGAACCTTGGGAGAGGAATGACGAATGCAT contains:
- the LOC109746886 gene encoding very-long-chain 3-oxoacyl-CoA reductase 1 gives rise to the protein MAGASAQPAWAQALAAVGLLVASRAAVRLALWLYAAFLRPAKPLRRRYGAWAVVTGPTDGIGRALAFELAAAGLGLVLVGRSPDKLAAVSKEVTARHPGAGVRTFVLDFAADELAANVAALAESIRGLDVGVLVNNAGHCYPYARYFHEVDEELTRNLIRLNVEALTRMTNAVLPGMVQRKRGAVVNIGSGAATILPSDPLYAVYAATKAYVDQFSRSLYVEYRNKGIDVQCQAPWYVATKMASIRQASLFAPSPETYAHAAVRYIGYEPRCTPYWAHALVWFLFTVVPEPIADKYVLGVSLGIRDKGHAKEARKKAI